TGCTAAAGGCGATAAAGCTAAAGAAGCAGAAGCAGCAGGCGCTGATTATGTAGGAGCAGAAGAATTAGCAACAAAAATACAAAGCGAAAATTGGTTTGATTTTGATGTCGTTGTAGCTACTCCAGATATGATGGGTGTAGTAGGAAGATTAGGAAGAGTACTTGGACCAAAAGGTTTAATGCCAAATCCTAAATCAGGTACAGTTACATTTGATGTAGCAAAAGCATTAACAGAAATCAAAGCTGGTAAAGTTGAATACAGAGTAGATAAAACTGCTATAATTCACGTTCCAGTAGGAAAGAGTTCATTTGGTGCAGAAAAGTTAAATCAAAACTTCCATGCATTAATGGATGCAATAGTAAAAGCTAAACCAGCTTCAGCTAAAGGACAATATATAAAATCAGTAGCTTTATCAAGCACAATGGGTCCTGGAATAAAGATAAACCCAGTTAAAGTGTTAGATTAGTTTTGAATTTATATAATTAAATATGTAAATACTCCGTAGAAAGTAGGTGCGAAAGCGTAACGGATAACCAACCTACCGAGGATTCCAATATATATGAAAATATATGGTCTCTTCGTACGGCTACGGAGGGACCTTTAGTTTTATTATAAAGTCAGTTTTTACTGAGGAGGTGTTTGTTGAAGTGGTAAATAATAATAGACAATTAAAAGAACAAAAAATAGCAGAGATAAAAGAAAAGATGGGAAAAGCCGAAGCTATAATAATGGTTAAATACCAAGGCTTAAACGTTGAAGAAGACACAGAACTTAGAAAAGCGTTAAGAGAAGCAGGTGTTGAATATAGAGTATATAAGAATTCTTTAGCTATACGTGCTATACAAGAATTAGGATATGAAGGAATTGCTCAATATTTCGAAGGACCAATAGCTGTAGCTATGAGTTATGATGATCCTACAGCTCCTGCAAGAATAACAAATGATTTTGCAAAAAATCATAAAGCTTTAGAATTAATTGCAGGATATGTTCAAGGTGAAGTATTTGATGTTAATAAAGTTAAAGAACTTGCTTCTGTTCCATCAAAAGAAGTTCTTATTGCAAAATTACTTGGAAGTTTCAAAGCTCCTTTATCAAATTTCGCTTATCTTTTAAGTGCAATTAAAGATAAAAAGGAAGCAGAAGAACAAGCATAATATAAATAAAAAATAATTAGAAATTGGTAAAAAATTTTGGAGGTGCCATAAAAATGACAAGAGAAGAAATTATAGAAGCTATAAAAGGTATGTCAGTTTTAGAATTAAATGAATTAGTAAAAGCATGTGAGGAAGAGTTCGGCGTTAGCGCTGCAGCTCCAGTAGCAGTTGCAGGTGCAGCAGGTGCAGCAGCAGGTGCTGGTGAAGAAAAAACTGAATTTGACGTTGTACTTGCAGAAGCAGGTGCTAAGAAATTACAAGTTATCAAAGTTGTTAGAGAATTAACTGGTCTTGGATTAAAAGACGCTAAAGCTTTAGTTGATGGAGCTCCTAAG
The Clostridium felsineum DSM 794 DNA segment above includes these coding regions:
- the rplA gene encoding 50S ribosomal protein L1, which gives rise to MGKKYIESAKLVDKNTLYTPDEALDLVVKTSKAKFDETVELAVRLGVDPRHADQQVRGVVILPNGTGKKVRVLVFAKGDKAKEAEAAGADYVGAEELATKIQSENWFDFDVVVATPDMMGVVGRLGRVLGPKGLMPNPKSGTVTFDVAKALTEIKAGKVEYRVDKTAIIHVPVGKSSFGAEKLNQNFHALMDAIVKAKPASAKGQYIKSVALSSTMGPGIKINPVKVLD
- the rplJ gene encoding 50S ribosomal protein L10, which codes for MVNNNRQLKEQKIAEIKEKMGKAEAIIMVKYQGLNVEEDTELRKALREAGVEYRVYKNSLAIRAIQELGYEGIAQYFEGPIAVAMSYDDPTAPARITNDFAKNHKALELIAGYVQGEVFDVNKVKELASVPSKEVLIAKLLGSFKAPLSNFAYLLSAIKDKKEAEEQA
- the rplL gene encoding 50S ribosomal protein L7/L12 codes for the protein MTREEIIEAIKGMSVLELNELVKACEEEFGVSAAAPVAVAGAAGAAAGAGEEKTEFDVVLAEAGAKKLQVIKVVRELTGLGLKDAKALVDGAPKTVKEGVAKEEAESMKAKIEEAGGKVELK